A single region of the Leptotrichia sp. OH3620_COT-345 genome encodes:
- the csm2 gene encoding type III-A CRISPR-associated protein Csm2 gives MDLKGKGKIDFRTLNIENSNNQKNFQQNKNKQQHSNNSDKIRKEIENIIQKIKKGGYRDKEKDILRKELVSEYAKEIAENLKISTSQLRIFFNELKRIELKCETKNSENDENLKIDKLHIELYILKSKLKYKEGTREKKDEKNFKDFSYFIQENIEIIIKEEDIQSFKDFMVFFETVIGYIYGLSNNPKNKQKN, from the coding sequence ATGGATTTAAAAGGAAAAGGGAAAATAGATTTTAGAACTTTAAACATTGAGAACTCTAATAATCAGAAAAATTTTCAACAAAATAAAAATAAACAACAACATTCAAATAATTCTGATAAAATTAGGAAAGAAATAGAAAATATAATACAAAAAATAAAAAAAGGGGGTTACAGAGATAAAGAAAAAGATATACTAAGAAAAGAATTGGTTTCAGAATATGCAAAAGAAATTGCTGAAAATTTGAAAATATCTACAAGCCAATTAAGAATATTTTTCAATGAATTAAAAAGGATAGAACTAAAATGTGAAACTAAAAATTCAGAAAATGATGAAAATCTTAAAATTGATAAATTACATATAGAGTTATATATACTGAAGTCGAAATTAAAATATAAGGAAGGGACCAGAGAGAAAAAAGATGAAAAAAACTTTAAAGACTTTTCTTATTTTATTCAGGAAAATATAGAAATAATAATAAAAGAAGAAGATATACAAAGTTTCAAAGATTTTATGGTTTTTTTTGAAACTGTAATTGGATATATATACGGATTATCAAATAATCCCAAAAATAAACAAAAAAATTAG
- the csm3 gene encoding type III-A CRISPR-associated RAMP protein Csm3 — protein sequence MSEYKLESIYKLNGKIKLLSGLHIGGNEAVIEIGGNDNPIIRDISTGDPYIPGSSLKGKIRYLLEWYTGNINSDGSVFSSLKEGENINILLNVFGGTAGGNGKNGPTRITVKDSFLSNEAQGKLKEIKERTGTDTELKTENSINRLNSSAVPRSLERVPRNLEFDFEIVYKVLNIDDKEKVKELILKGLKLLEIEGIGGSVSRGSGQIEIKELKVTNLYEGTDEKISLNNIKLGK from the coding sequence ATGTCAGAATATAAATTAGAATCAATATATAAATTAAACGGAAAAATAAAGTTATTATCAGGGCTTCATATAGGAGGAAATGAAGCGGTAATAGAAATAGGAGGAAATGATAATCCTATTATAAGGGATATTTCAACAGGCGATCCTTATATTCCGGGAAGCAGTTTAAAAGGAAAAATAAGATATCTGTTAGAATGGTATACAGGAAATATTAATTCTGACGGTTCGGTATTTTCTTCATTAAAAGAAGGAGAAAATATTAATATACTTTTAAACGTATTTGGAGGAACAGCAGGAGGAAATGGGAAAAATGGGCCTACAAGAATAACAGTTAAGGACAGCTTTCTATCCAATGAAGCACAAGGAAAATTAAAAGAAATAAAAGAAAGAACAGGGACTGATACTGAATTAAAAACAGAAAATAGTATAAATCGACTTAACTCATCTGCAGTACCGAGATCTTTGGAAAGAGTTCCAAGAAATCTTGAGTTTGATTTTGAAATAGTTTATAAAGTTTTAAATATTGATGATAAAGAAAAAGTGAAAGAGTTGATTCTTAAAGGATTGAAACTTTTAGAAATTGAAGGAATAGGCGGCTCTGTTTCAAGGGGAAGCGGACAGATAGAAATAAAAGAGTTAAAAGTTACAAATCTATATGAAGGAACAGATGAAAAAATATCATTAAACAATATAAAGCTTGGAAAGTGA
- a CDS encoding RAMP superfamily CRISPR-associated protein yields MRNVAARYNITLYPLTDIYIGSGEDIEAYEYTVKNGYLYKFDMYSIYDKMSSEEQKNFINTIKKENFVHIRSWIYKNYDEKWGYIYKEKVSEDFKKLYCEKVTGKVKQNEGNQLKIAKFIEEQSGKYIPGSSIKGALRTAYIYEEILKLYKNQRLEKIYEEYNSTIKNIEYEEFTEITENFIKRVTENDKELKKYENIFRVLLLLFKENEYLKEIEKLKKEKETKLEEIQNEKDFKNRKLKIEEIKNKFTEKEKEIKKKILNLNLKKSKKLFEAEILKARKKDGKLGLEPKKDPFRMLKITDSNTIDLENFKVVIEKANLKQNESSNDTINIALEILNGKMSILFNREYELVKDDKFIEIINDKTVLFSMVLSNYLFKPEDKAKNKIEKNINKNNLFRSLRRKYVQFISKIIEEIKDDDLKKFYLKLQKIQEKIEKFENIYLIRLGKYTKYNDKTINFLTNNPLIKLGETKDSNGCPMGWALIKVEEVKDE; encoded by the coding sequence ATGAGAAATGTAGCAGCAAGATATAATATTACACTGTATCCTCTAACTGATATATATATCGGAAGTGGAGAAGATATAGAAGCATATGAATATACAGTAAAAAACGGATATTTATATAAGTTTGATATGTACAGCATTTATGATAAAATGTCCTCAGAAGAACAAAAAAATTTTATTAATACAATAAAAAAAGAAAATTTTGTTCATATAAGAAGCTGGATTTATAAAAATTATGATGAAAAATGGGGATATATATATAAAGAAAAAGTATCGGAAGATTTTAAAAAGCTCTATTGCGAGAAAGTAACAGGAAAAGTTAAACAGAATGAAGGAAATCAGTTAAAAATAGCAAAATTTATCGAAGAACAAAGTGGAAAATATATTCCGGGAAGCAGTATAAAAGGTGCATTAAGGACAGCTTATATTTATGAAGAAATATTGAAATTATATAAAAATCAGAGATTAGAAAAAATTTATGAAGAATACAATAGTACGATTAAAAATATTGAATATGAAGAATTTACAGAAATTACAGAAAATTTTATAAAAAGGGTAACTGAAAATGATAAGGAATTAAAAAAATATGAGAATATTTTTAGGGTACTTTTGTTATTATTCAAAGAAAATGAATATTTAAAAGAAATAGAAAAATTAAAAAAGGAAAAAGAAACTAAACTAGAAGAAATACAGAATGAAAAAGATTTCAAAAATAGAAAATTGAAAATAGAAGAAATAAAAAATAAATTTACAGAAAAGGAAAAAGAAATAAAGAAAAAAATTTTAAATCTCAATTTAAAAAAATCGAAAAAATTATTTGAAGCTGAAATTCTAAAAGCCCGAAAAAAAGACGGGAAATTAGGATTAGAACCTAAAAAAGACCCATTTAGAATGTTAAAAATTACAGATTCGAATACAATTGATTTAGAAAATTTTAAAGTTGTAATAGAAAAAGCAAACTTAAAACAGAATGAAAGTAGTAATGATACTATAAATATTGCATTGGAAATCTTAAACGGTAAAATGAGTATTTTATTCAATAGAGAATATGAATTAGTTAAAGATGATAAATTCATTGAAATAATAAATGATAAAACTGTTTTATTTAGTATGGTTTTATCCAATTATTTATTTAAACCGGAAGATAAAGCAAAAAACAAAATTGAAAAAAATATAAATAAAAATAATTTGTTTCGTTCTTTAAGAAGAAAGTATGTTCAGTTTATTTCAAAAATAATAGAAGAAATTAAAGATGATGATTTAAAAAAATTTTATTTAAAATTACAGAAAATACAGGAAAAAATAGAAAAATTCGAAAATATTTATTTAATAAGAT